The Bombus vancouverensis nearcticus chromosome 2, iyBomVanc1_principal, whole genome shotgun sequence genome window below encodes:
- the LOC143304001 gene encoding LOW QUALITY PROTEIN: uncharacterized protein LOC143304001 (The sequence of the model RefSeq protein was modified relative to this genomic sequence to represent the inferred CDS: inserted 3 bases in 2 codons; deleted 2 bases in 1 codon; substituted 1 base at 1 genomic stop codon), with protein sequence MRTAWFSYNYTILDVTILMSHGGYNGTCCPPWKXTPPNEWLSRSFSRETEGMXNVKLGXGKAGDKSITTERQRNCPLTWKKGRKSARPLEPGVCPISCASSCRPLRMQKSTSGGGENCGSNVYRSKTGLSSPSLSLSPFSLYR encoded by the exons ATGCGGACAGCATGGTTCAGTTATAATTACACGATATTGGATGTCACGATATTAATGAGCCACGGCGGATATAATGGGACGTGCTGCCCACCGTGGA CCACTCCGCCCAACGAGTGGCTCTCCCGATCGTTCTCGAGAGAAACCGAAGG CATGTAGAACGTTAAGCTAGG TGGCAAAGCCGGGGATAAATCGATTACAACCGAACGTCAACGAAACTGTCCCCTGACCTGGAAGAAGGGTAGGAAAAGTGCGCGACCCCTCGAGCCAGGGGTATGCCCCATCAGCTGTGCCTCCAGCTGTAGGCCACTTCGAATGCAAAAAAGCACGTCG GGGGGGGGTGAGAACTGTGGTTCGAACGTGTATCGATCAAAGACTGGTCTctcttctccctctctctctctctcgccatTTTCTCTCTACAGATGA